From the genome of Desulfuromonas acetoxidans DSM 684:
AAGCTGAAGACATGGAGCACTATATTCGTCATGGAGAAGAGCGAAAACAAGCTGAGTGTCCATTGACTGAAAAGGCAGCGTAGCAAGGTGTTGCTTTGAACATTGCACAAACAATCAGGAGGTCGGCATGAGAACAAAACAGGAGATCAGGCCCATCACGAAACAGCAGGTCAAGATGATCCATACACTTAAAGAGGCTCTTGGACTCAATGAGTCGATCTACCGTGGCACCTTATATGACGCCTTTGGTGTAACCAGCAGCAAAGAGCTAAATGAAACTCAAGCCTGTGGCGTTATTGATTGTTTTAAGAAGGAAGCTATCAAGGCTGGAATCTGGGAACAAGAACATGACTACTCCAGCTTTGGCAACCGCCCGGACCATGCAACACCGAAGCAGCTCAAGTACATCTGCTGCTTGTGGAATCAGGTCTCACGAGTCCAACCGGATCGCCGCGATGCTGCTCTGAGAAAGTTTCTCATGCGTCAGGCCGGAGTCGCGGATCTACGCTTTCTTAAGCGTTCATCTGCCACCAAAGTAATCTCGGCGCTCAAGGCCATGAAGACACAAGCCGGGAGTGTGCATTGATGCCTGAACCTGTTTGCGGCCATTGCCGGGCCAAACGCCCCAATCTGCATTGCTTTCACGAGAATGCGTACAAGGGCAAGTTTCAGGTTGTGCGCTGTCTGCTGTGTGGCTGGCAGATCAGCCGTTATGTTCCTTCGAAAAAGTATAACGCGGCATGGCGCAGACAGCTTTTGCTGACCTTCAGAGCCGAAATGGAAGAAAGCCGTCAGGAGGCTTCTGAATTCACAGACCTTTGGCGAGGTAGGCATTTTTAAAGATCGTCGAACACAGGCGAATTTAAACGGGGTTTAAACACCATTATGATTGGTGGTTGTGATCTGAAAAAAGAAAGGAACGCTGTATGCCTGGAAATAAAGGGAAAGACCTCAAACTGAGAGCAACTCTCTCAACAGAAGATGTCAAAAGAGGAACGGAACAAATAAAGGCTGACTTGGCCAAGCTGAAAACAACAGCCACAGGCTGGACCGAACAGCTTACACAGGCAAGTAAAGCGTTGGATGTGCGACCTCTACAGCAAATCAATCTTGAAGCGCGCAAACTCCAGCGGCAATACGAGATCCTCAAAAACTCCGGTGGACTAACCGGACGGGAACTGAGCCAGGCTGCAGAAAATCTTAAACGAAAGACTGCTGAACTCTATAGCCAACAAAAAAAGATGAACGCCTCTTTGGAGAGTGGCCAACAAATCACAGGCCGAATGGCAGGTAGTGTCAAGAATCTTGTTGCCGCCTATGTCGGACTTCGGACCATCACCGGACTTTATTCAACGATATCAACTGCCAGCAGAGACGCAGAGCAGGCCCAGTTCAATTTGACCTCAAGTGTACAGGCTGCAAGTCGAGAATTTGAAAACACGGGTGGACTGGATGCCTGGCAGTCGAAAATCAAAGAGCTTTCTGCCGATTTACGGATTTATTCTGAATCCGATGTTGCTAACGCAGCCGCACGAACCATTGATATGACGAAGCGTCTCGGCCTGAGCGCTGAGCAAATGAATATCCTCATCCAGCGTACGGCGGATTTGTCGGCAGGAAAAACAGATCTCGAAGGTGGTATCGAACGCGTCACAGCGGCACTGCGTGGTGAGGCGGAAGCATCGGAATACTTGGGTCTTACGCTTAACGAAACATACGTCAAGTCTTGGTATGAAGCCAATAATGCCAGCGGAAAAGCATGGAAAACGCTTACAGACATCGAGAAGGCACAGATTCGTTACAACGTTCTCCTGGAACAATCCGACGCCATCCAAGGCCGTGCCGCAGCGAGTTCAAATACCTACAACGGTGCTCTGCAATTGGTTCAGGCCAGTGTGCACAACGCGGTCGCCAACAACGAAGACTTAACTGAAGCGATGACAGGAGTAGCCAATATCATCAGCGAAAATGCTGACGAGATCGGAGAATTCGCAACGGAAATTGCCACGGCTATTGGTGATGTCATTGAGTTTACAATCGAAAACAAAGAGCTTGTCACAGCACTTATTGGTGCAGGTGGATTGGTTTTCGCTTTGGGAAAGACGGCAAAAACGATCAAAACCGTTAGCACCATTATGAAAGATATGTCGATGGCCAAGACACCAGAGTTGTTGAGCTCTGGAATGGCGAATAGCCGTTTGCCTAAGCTCAATAATGCCCTTGGTAAAGCAGGTTTGGCCGGAGCTCTCTTTTCTGTTGGATATGCAATTGGTGAGGCACTCCCCTTCATGACCGAGAGTGAAAAGATCATGGAATCCACGCTTCCGTTGATCGACGAATACGCCGATCTTCATGCTGCCGTTGCTGAGAAAATCCAGCAGATCAGTCGAGAAACGGGAATCCTGATTGAAAATGAGGAACATCTCTACCAATTAGAGAAAGACGGCGTCCTTGTTTACAACGAGAAGGTAGGAGCTTATGAGGCGGTTACTGAATCTACCCGCCAGATGACCGCAGCGGAAAAAGCATTACAAGAACAGCGGGTTGAATCCTTTGCTTCAATTGCCACATATGTTGACGAAGTTCAGAAAAAATACGGGGATCTTAGTGTTGAGGCTTTTGAGGCTTCACGAAAACAGAGTGTGCTGAATGAAGCTTTGGCAAACAGCAAAAATCCGGTCGAAGCGGCAAAGCAGAACGTTGACAAGCTTGCAGAGACCTATGTCGAAGCCAAAGACGCTTCTTGATCAACTGAATAAGGGTGAAGAAGGCTACGAGGATGCTCTTAAGAAAAAACTCAGTGCTGAAAAGTCCTACCTGGATAGTGTCGAACAGTTGAAATCCCGCCAACTTGATGCCGTTGAAACCTCTTTGGATAACGAAGAACAGGCCCTCAAGAATTCTCTCGACCAGCGCCTGATCACCCTGGAAGAAGAACTTCAAGATGAATTGCTTACTAAGAAAGAATTCGACTACGAAAAAGCCAAAGCTGAGCAACAACACGCCGAGCAGGTTCTGTCGATCCGTCGCCGCATGTACGACGAGGCGGCCCGTCTTTACGGCAAAGACAGCCAGGAAGCCATCGAAGCGCATAACGATGTCATTGCCGCTGAAAATGATTTGGCCAAAGCCACCAATGGGACCGACTCCGCGTTTGATCGGCTCCATGAAAAAATCAAGCGAACTGGTGAAGAAGGCGAACGCTCAGGAAAACGGGCCGCTCAAGGAATGCGTGATATCGGACATGCGGCCAAAGAGGCCAGTAAAGAAGTGGAGAAACTCACCCACAACCAGAAGATGGCCGCTGAATCGGCAGAGCGCCGTGAAAAACGAGAGCAACAGTTTCGCGATGGCCTTGGTGGCGTTGCCATCACTGGCGCGAATGCTGCCGAGGTCATGGGTGGTTGGAACCTGTCCAGCATTGGCAAAGAATACGCTGACGCTATGAATACAGCACGAAATTACGATGGTGGGTTCAAAAGTTATTTCAAAAACTATTATCGCGATATGGCTGCAGGAATGCAGGAAGCTGCTGTAGCCAGCGTCAAAAACGCCTTAGCCGATGCCGCCAGCTATGATGATCTACAACAGCAAGCAAAGCAGATCACCGGTGAGTTGCGCCTGATGGCTGATCAGGCGGGAAAAGTTATGACCGAAGGCCAAGTTCAGGCGGTTGCTGCCGAAGTTGCCAACGCAATGGGTCTAAAAAGTCCAGCGAAGCAGATGACAGTTAAGCTCCAAGGCCCAAGCGGAGCCACTGTACCAATATCAATGCATGAAAATGACGCGGGTCGATTTATTCAGCAGCTCGAAGATTCTGGGATGGTGACGAAATAGAGGGACAAGGCCGGGACGGCTCACATCCCGACGCGTTATTCACTTCATGACAGGGTGGCCCCCCTGGTGAATAACGCTCCCTGAAGAGACTGACACATGGTGGGGCCTCCCATTCCGATAAATCGGCAACCCCACATAGCGCTCCTTACCAGAGGTAAGTGCTACGGCCGGGAGAATATCACCGCGTCACATGCGTTAACCAATAATAACACAGAAAAGGAGTTTTTATGACAGTAGTAACCAAGTTTGATGAGAAAAATCTGCAGTTGGAAGAACAGCGGTTTCGCGTTCTGGAGAGCTTGGATAAATTCCGTCAACTCGTTGGAGTTGACGAGGCAAAGTTTACCGACAGCTTAAAGGGAGCATTCGGTGTGAATTCGGCGCACAAGCTGAACTGGGATCAGATCGGCATAGCCTTTTCGGTGCTCGAAAAAATTCATTCTGATGGTGGTACTGATTTTTGTGAAGCCTCTTTTTCAGAAGCAAGTCAACCTGGATTCTCAGCTGACCTAACACTCAAAGTTTAACCGACAACGAAAGGAAAAGCCCAATGGCCAACAAGCAAGTTGAGGGAAAAGACGTGGAAACCACCATTCAGGAAAAAATTGATCAGCGCCATCA
Proteins encoded in this window:
- a CDS encoding regulatory protein GemA — its product is MRTKQEIRPITKQQVKMIHTLKEALGLNESIYRGTLYDAFGVTSSKELNETQACGVIDCFKKEAIKAGIWEQEHDYSSFGNRPDHATPKQLKYICCLWNQVSRVQPDRRDAALRKFLMRQAGVADLRFLKRSSATKVISALKAMKTQAGSVH